In Primulina eburnea isolate SZY01 chromosome 14, ASM2296580v1, whole genome shotgun sequence, the following proteins share a genomic window:
- the LOC140813206 gene encoding 65-kDa microtubule-associated protein 5 has translation MSTRSIGHSSPLSLSKSAATTCSSLLRELQETWDEIGECNTDRDKMLLQLEHECLDIYRRKVERSRKFKADLLQSLAESEAEIAGLASALGEQISYPRFDNMKENLKQQISIISPTLDNLRLKKQERIKEIAEAEFQIARICAEISGDDQISDRDGIRVDELDLTINKLRGLESHLQELQCERNLRFQKVNAHISAIHDLSVVMSLDFKKIMAEIHPSFIDPANGQSKSISNETLARLTNELNSLKKEKQQRLLKLQKLGNTLSELWNLMDTPVEEQQKFKPVTCLAAADVDEVFSQGCLSFDVIEQIGVEVERLNDLKASKLRELIFKRQSELEEINNAVHMDVDSEKARKILITLLESGNIDLSDLLSSLDDQVAKAKEQARSRKDILDKVEKWKHAADEETWLDDYERDENRYSAGRGVHKNLKRAEKARILVSKISSLVESLTAKVRAWEIEKGMPFIYNKVPLLRTLEEFTVFRQEKEDEKRRSREQRKLQEQLATEQEALFGSKSAVKKPLAQSTYSNTMVATPNGRRLRTPSANLGISGGKDRRDSGKAGSVIPINYVALPKDDRCS, from the exons ATGTCAACTCGTAGCATTGGCCATTCTTCGCCGCTGTCTCTGTCGAAATCCGCCGCCACCACCTGTTCTTCTCTCCTCCGCGAACTCCAG GAGACATGGGATGAAATTGGAGAGTGTAACACTGACAGAGATAAGATGCTTCTTCAGTTGGAGCATGAATGCCTTGACATATATCGCAGGAAAGTGGAAAGAAGCAGAAAATTCAAGGCCGATTTACTGCAGTCCTTAGCTGAGTCTGAAGCTGAAATTGCTGGACTTGCTTCTGCTCTTGGGGAGCAGATTTCCTATCCAAGG TTCGATAATATGAAAGAGAACCTCAAGCAGCAAATATCCATTATAAGCCCCACGTTGGATAATTTGAGGCTAAAGAAACAAGAGAGGATTAAAGAGATTGCCGAAGCCGAGTTCCAGATTGCTCGGATCTGTGCTGAAATATCCGGCGATGATCAGATATCTGATCGTGATGGAATTCGAGTGGATGAACTAGACCTGACAATCAACAAGTTGCGAGGACTGGAATCTCACCTTCAGGAGCTTCAGTGTGAAAGG AATCTGCGTTTTCAGAAAGTTAATGCTCATATCAGTGCAATTCACGACCTCTCAGTTGTCATGTCTCTAGATTTTAAGAAGATAATGGCTGAAATTCACCCAAGTTTTATCGATCCTGCAAATGGCCAATCAAAGAGCATAAGCAATGAAACACTAGCCAGATTAACCAATGAGCTAAATTCACTGAAGAAAGAGAAACAACAGCGACTATTAAAG TTACAGAAGCTTGGAAATACGCTCTCTGAGCTCTGGAACCTCATGGATACACCTGTGGAGGAGCAACAAAAATTTAAACCTGTCACTTGCTTAGCTGCAGCAGACGTCGACGAGGTTTTTAGCCAGGGATGTCTATCTTTTGATGTCATTGAGCAG ATTGGAGTTGAAGTTGAGCGATTGAATGATTTGAAAGCCAGTAAGCTGAGAGAGCTTATATTCAAAAGACAATCTGAACTCGAAGAAATCAACAATGCGGTTCATATGGATGTTGATAGTGAGAAAGCTCGGAAAATTCTCATCACTCTATTGGAATCTG GTAACATTGATCTTTCTGATCTTTTGTCAAGTCTGGATGACCAGGTTGCAAAAGCCAAAGAACAGGCTCGAAGCAGAAAGGATATTTTGGACAAAGTGGAGAAATGGAAACATGCAGCCGACGAGGAAACCTGGCTTGACGACTATGAGAGG GATGAAAATCGTTATAGTGCTGGAAGAGGAGTACACAAAAATTTGAAACGTGCTGAGAAAGCCAGAATTTTAGTAAGCAAGATCTCAT CTCTTGTTGAGAGTCTAACTGCTAAAGTAAGAGCTTGGGAGATAGAGAAGGGAATGCCGTTCATCTACAACAAG GTTCCTCTTTTACGGACACTGGAGGAATTCACTGTTTTCCGACAAGAAAAAGAAGACGAGAAACGCAGATCTCGA GAACAAAGGAAGCTACAAGAACAGTTAGCTACAGAACAAGAAGCACTGTTTGGTTCAAAATCAGCTGTCAAGAAACCTTTGGCTCAAAGCACATACAGTAACACAATGGTGGCAACCCCAAATGGTCGTCGTTTGAGGACTCCATCCGCTAATCTTGGAATCTCAGGAGGCAAAGACAGAAGAGATAGTGGCAAGGCCGGTAGTGTAATTCCCATAAACTACGTTGCTCTTCCAAAGGATGATAGGTGTAGTTAA
- the LOC140811810 gene encoding vacuolar protein sorting-associated protein 36: MVGNFLPAAKLTANGRPVLSPGEVECSLLSSVDLLSDDLISFPHLKSGLLILTTHRLLFLLQETTTVVNSESHYVPLSAIQKILSAKKSLKSMFQSPRIRFQVGATPDGKITENGAQHVVITLVLRGKTDPDSFLEKFWDAWRGKAWEAGGSSSGSISGVGSGESSLAIRMPVVGVAGILRKEQEMWESTDKSLQDAFQDLNALMSKAKEMVLLAEKMRSKLLSGSNNQTSGAGDDEMGSKEEMQDWLLSVGIVSPVTKESAGALYHQQLSRQLADFVKKPLERAGGMINLIDIYCLFNRARGTELISPDDLLQACSLWEKFDVSVMLRKFDSGVMVIQSKSHSDDEVYARVSSLIMKPEALLAGISASDAARTLGVAPAMAKEYLLAAEGKGLLSRDVSPDGFRFYVNFFHELDPQNMYLIKDHSRYSSWISAVSSR; this comes from the exons ATGGTCGGGAACTTCCTCCCGGCGGCTAAGCTGACGGCCAACGGCCGCCCAGTTCTGAGCCCCGGAGAGGTAGAGTGCTCTCTTCTATCCTCCGTTGACCTTCTCTCCGATGACCTAATCTCCTTCCCCCACCTCAAATCAGGCCTGCTAATCCTCACCACACACCGCCTCCTCTTTCTCCTTCAAGAAACAACAACTGTTGTAAACTCTGAGTCTCATTACGTTCCTCTCTCCGCAATCCAAAAGATTTTATCCGCCAAGAAATCTCTGAAGTCCATGTTCCAAAGTCCCAGAATCCGCTTCCAGGTGGGCGCTACGCCGGATGGTAAAATTACCGAAAATGGTGCCCAACATGTTGTGATTACGTTGGTTTTGAGAGGGAAAACAGACCCCGATTCATTTTTGGAAAAGTTTTGGGATGCCTGGAGAGGAAAGGCCTGGGAAGCTGGTGGGTCTTCCTCGGGTTCGATTTCGGGGGTGGGCTCGGGAGAAAGTTCGTTGGCGATTCGGATGCCGGTGGTGGGGGTGGCTGGGATATTGAGGAAAGAGCAGGAGATGTGGGAGAGTACTGACAAGAGCTTGCAGGATGCTTTTCAGGATTTAAACGCTCTGATG AGTAAGGCAAAGGAGATGGTGCTGCTTGCTGAGAAAATGAGGTCAAAGCTTCTATCAGGCTCAAATAATCAAACTTCTGGGGCCGGTGATGATGAGATGGGTAGTAAGGAAGAGATGCAAGATTGGCTGTTGAGTGTTGGTATTGTATCTCCAGTTACAAAAGAGTCCGCTGGTGCTTTATATCATCAACAACTATCTCGTCAG CTCGCAGATTTTGTCAAGAAACCTCTTGAAAGAGCTGGAGGAATGATTAATCTTATTGATATATATTGCCTCTTCAATCGAGCCCGTGGGACAG AATTGATCTCCCCCGATGATTTGTTACAAGCATGTTCTCTCTGGGAAAAGTTTGATGT TTCGGTTATGCTTCGGAAATTTGATAGTGGCGTCATGGTGATCCAGAGTAAATCCCACAGTGATGATGAG GTATATGCCCGAGTAAGTTCTTTAATAATGAAGCCAGAGGCCTTGCTAGCTGGGATCAGTGCCAGTGATGCTGCAAGGACTTTGGGTGTTGCTCCAGCTATGGCTAAAGAGTATCTCCTTGCTGCTGAAGGCAAAG GATTGTTGAGCAGAGATGTCAGTCCGGATGGGTTTCGCTTTTACGTCAATTTTTTTCATGAACTTGATCCACAAAATATGTACCT AATAAAAGACCACAGTAGGTATAGCAGTTGGATAAGTGCTGTCTCGTCCAG ATAA
- the LOC140812735 gene encoding uncharacterized protein isoform X1 has translation MAISKTPMCLYGSQPTVPKSDINLTLPFFLEPTNGVNLVTRRLFTLASSISSLVMISSASSAGMPPSNSFLSGISSTKSWFQFYGDGFSIRVPPAFEDIMEPEDYNAGLSLYGDKAKPKTFAARFASADGSEVLSVIALPCNRLKITFLEAKDVTDLGSLKEAAKIFVPGGSTLYSARTIKIKEDGGYRNYYFYEFGKGEQHIALVAAVNSGKAIVAGATAPQSRWDDDGVRLRSAAVSLTVL, from the exons ATGGCCATTTCTAAAACCCCAATGTGTCTTTATGGAAGCCAACCAACGGTGCCAAAATCCGACATAAACTTGACGTTACCCTTTTTCTTGGAGCCTACAAATGGTGTGAATCTTGTTACGAGAAGACTTTTCACTTTGGCGTCTTCTATATCTTCCCTTGTGATGATATCTTCTGCTTCATCTGCTGGAATGCCACCGTCAAATTCTTTTCTTTCTGGGATTTCTAGCACGAAGTCTTGGTTCCAGTTCTACGGCGATGGATTTTCCATTCGTGTCCCGCCTGCATTTGAGGACATCATGGAACCTGAG GATTACAATGCTGGGTTGTCTCTTTATGGTGACAAAGCTAAGCCAAAGACATTCGCTGCACGTTTTGCATCTGCCGATGG ATCCGAAGTTCTTAGCGTTATTGCCCTCCCATGTAATCGACTAAAGATCACCTTCTTAGAG GCCAAAGACGTTACTGATTTAGGTTCACTGAAGGAGGCAGCCAAAATATTTGTTCCAG GTGGATCAACTCTATACTCCGCCCGTACAATCAAAATTAAGGAAGACGGAGGTTATAG GAACTATTATTTCTACGAATTTGGTAAAGGAGAACAACATATTGCGCTAGTAGCTGCTGTTAATAGTGGAAAG GCGATTGTTGCCGGAGCAACTGCGCCTCAAAGCAGATGGGATGACGATGGTGTTAGGCTTCGCTCTGCTGCGGTTTCGCTAACAGTTTTGTGA
- the LOC140812735 gene encoding uncharacterized protein isoform X2 translates to MAISKTPMCLYGSQPTVPKSDINLTLPFFLEPTNGVNLVTRRLFTLASSISSLVMISSASSAGMPPSNSFLSGISSTKSWFQFYGDGFSIRVPPAFEDIMEPEDYNAGLSLYGDKAKPKTFAARFASADGQAKDVTDLGSLKEAAKIFVPGGSTLYSARTIKIKEDGGYRNYYFYEFGKGEQHIALVAAVNSGKAIVAGATAPQSRWDDDGVRLRSAAVSLTVL, encoded by the exons ATGGCCATTTCTAAAACCCCAATGTGTCTTTATGGAAGCCAACCAACGGTGCCAAAATCCGACATAAACTTGACGTTACCCTTTTTCTTGGAGCCTACAAATGGTGTGAATCTTGTTACGAGAAGACTTTTCACTTTGGCGTCTTCTATATCTTCCCTTGTGATGATATCTTCTGCTTCATCTGCTGGAATGCCACCGTCAAATTCTTTTCTTTCTGGGATTTCTAGCACGAAGTCTTGGTTCCAGTTCTACGGCGATGGATTTTCCATTCGTGTCCCGCCTGCATTTGAGGACATCATGGAACCTGAG GATTACAATGCTGGGTTGTCTCTTTATGGTGACAAAGCTAAGCCAAAGACATTCGCTGCACGTTTTGCATCTGCCGATGG ACAGGCCAAAGACGTTACTGATTTAGGTTCACTGAAGGAGGCAGCCAAAATATTTGTTCCAG GTGGATCAACTCTATACTCCGCCCGTACAATCAAAATTAAGGAAGACGGAGGTTATAG GAACTATTATTTCTACGAATTTGGTAAAGGAGAACAACATATTGCGCTAGTAGCTGCTGTTAATAGTGGAAAG GCGATTGTTGCCGGAGCAACTGCGCCTCAAAGCAGATGGGATGACGATGGTGTTAGGCTTCGCTCTGCTGCGGTTTCGCTAACAGTTTTGTGA